In Anomaloglossus baeobatrachus isolate aAnoBae1 chromosome 6, aAnoBae1.hap1, whole genome shotgun sequence, the genomic stretch cggcagaggatgggaaatggcgcagcggatggatgggaaatggcgcagcggatggaggagcggcagaggatgggaaagggcgcagcggatggatgatgggaaatggcgcagcggatggatgggaaatggcgcagcggatggaggagcggcagaggatgggaaagggcgcagcggatggatgatgggaaatggcgcagcggatggatgggaaatggcgcagcggatggaggagcggcagaggatggggggggtgagatggggatacctaccttacaggatggatctaggcagcaggatcacagcagacagaagaggcagcagatgaaggaggcaacagatcgaggagggtgagagggggcagtagatggaaaatgggagagagcaggcagcagatcggggaggggggcagagtctgatgcgagagagagatggcacatgtaggggaagggaggggggcttgaagcacatgtaggggaagggaggggggcttgcagcacatgtagggggagggaggggggcttgcagcacatgtagggggagggagggggtcttgcagcacatgtagggggagggaggggggcttgcagcacatgtagggggagggaggggggcttgcagcacatgtagggggagggaggggggcttgcagcacatgtagggggagggtggcgggcttgcagcacatgtagggggagggtggctggcttgcagcacatgtgctgcaagccagccaccctccccccacatgtgctgcaagccagccaccctccccccacatgtgctgcaagccagccaccctccccccacgtggggggagggtggcttgcagcacatggagggataggtggtgtggcgatggagaaggggcagccgatgaaggaggcggcggccgccgccgatcgggggcagcagcggctgaaaaaggtgggtgcgacggcggcggggacagtggcgagcatggcggcggggacggcggtggatcgggagcggcggcggggacagcggtgcagcgggagcatggcggcggagacagcggtgcagcgggagcatggcggcggggacggcggtggatcgggagcggcggcggggacagcggtggagcgggagcatggcggcggagacagcggtgcagcgggagcatggcggcggggacggcggtggatcgggagcggcggcggggacagcggtggagcgggagcatggcgacggagacagcggtgcagcgggagcatggcggcggggacggcggtggatcgggagcggcggcggggacagcggtgcagcgggagcatggcggcggagacagcggtgcagcgggagcatggcagcggggacggcggtggatcgggagcagcggcggggacagcggtgcagcgggagcatggcggcggagacagcggtgcagcgggagcatggcggcggggacggtggtggatcgggagcggcggcggggacagcggtgcagcgggagcatggcggcggagacagcggtgcagcgggagcatggcagcggggacggcggtggatcgggagcagcggcggggacagcggtgcagcgggagcatggcggcggagacagcggtgcagcgggagcatggcggcggggacggtggtggatcgggagcatggcggcggggacggcggtggatcgggagcggcggcggggacagcggtgcagcgggagcatggcagcggagacagcggtgcagcgggagcatggcggcggggacggcggtggatcgggagcggcggcggggacagcggtggagcgggagcatggcggcggagacagcggtgcagcgggagcatggcggcggggacggcggtggatcaggagcggcggcggggacagcggtgcagcgggagcatggcggcggagacggcggtgcagcgggagcatggcggcggggacggcggtggatcgggagcatggcggcggagacagcggtgcagcgggagcatggcggcggggacggcggtggatcgggagcatggcggcggggacagcggtgcagcgggagcatggcggcggagacagccgtgcagcgggagcatggcggcggggacagccgtgcagcgggagcatggcggcggggacagcggtgcatcgggagcatggcggcggggacagcggtgaagcggcagcagcggtggggcgatcggggacaggggcgagcggcagggcgatcggggacaggggcgggcggcggggacaacaacttaccgctctcctcggcttctagggacgatcacaggccgcagatccacattgattggagagagcggtcacaagaccggtctctccaatcagagctgggggcgggtgaagcatcgatcacccagctccagccaatggccagtgctacagcagcactgatcagggctggatttcaatgttccagccattttcaatggctggaacattacagtggctataattggctgagcggcgttcgtcagccaatcacagcctctgtaggttcggggaggaggcaccacccctcctgaggtcaggcagaggtcccctccttcccgaatctaccgtttaagtaaataaatttcactccccggggctccgggaccgcgatttcgccatgacgtactgagtacgtcatgggtcgtttagcaccatgtcaccatgacgtactcagtacgtccaaggtcgttaaggggttaagttttAGGCTGACAAAATTTCTGACCAGTTTAATGAATCTGCGACTGTTCACACTACAGTGGATGGGCTCGGTGTGTCCCGCTTTGTTACACCAATGGTGTAGTGCCTGGAAAATTGTGCAGACAATCTTTGTGATTGTGAGGAGACTTAAGTTGTTGGGTGACTTAATTTTGCAGACTGTATATTTGGATTTCTAAAAGGCAAATCATGCACTTGGTTTAGAATGAGCGGCCTTTTGAAAATAACAATAAATAACATTTGTAAATTGATAAAATAAAATGATTTCTGTTTTAAGGTAAAAATCCAACAGATGAATATTTGGAAGCCATGATGAATGAGGCGCCTGGACCCATTAACTTCACCATGTTCCTGACCATGTTTGGGGAGAAGCTGAACGGTACAGATCCAGAAGatgtgatcagaaacgcgtttgcgtGCTTTGATGAAGATGGGAATGGTATGTAAATGTTCTGTGGCATCAGGTTGTATAAAATAGAAAGTAATTGCAAAACACAAATTTCTTGAGAACCCTAAAGTTGGTCAGATATATGTAATGTGTTCCAAATTTTGAAGATTAAATATTTGTAATTGTCAGAGCTTTGTCAAATAGGTCAgtgtatatttaaaggggttgttcattaaTAGGACAAGTCTTTCTGATACCACATGGTTGCCCCAGGTAAaattaataaagcctatactctctTCCTGTGCGGAGGCCATTCCATTGGTGGTCTGGTTCGCGGTGCCAGGGTTCACATAGGGTTGGGATGTTGTGCGAGTCCCGCATCCATTCCGCGCCGGCTTCTGGCTCTCTGCTTTGAGACCAAATAAGTTAACAGTAAGTGAGCGCAGCGGCTGTGTTCACTTCCTTTTGATTGTTCGTTTGGTCAGAAGGCAGAGAGACAGAAGCTGGCACTGATTGCACGCGGGACTCGCGCGACACCCCAACCCCATGTGAGCACGGCActtgtacaggaggtgagtatagactttattattttacctaggggaaacgtcgaatcagaaggggttgtcctagtagtggacaacccctttaatgatgcgATGCAGTGCTTGCTGGATGGCATGGTAGTTAAGGAAACTGCGCAGTTCAGTTATAATCAGACCTTTTGCTCAATAGTCGGTGAGCATGGTCGATGCCTCTGTAAATTTATTGCCCAGCGTGTACTTTCATAATTACACACCCAATGAGAATTGAACATAAGATTATGGCTTGAGAAGACAATAAATgcagccctttaaagggaaccggtcaccagatttggcgactataagttgtggccatcaccagtgggctcttatatacagcattctaacatgtaagagcccaggccactgtgcagagcgtaaaaatgactttataatacttacctaaacggacgGTGTGGTGCAGATGTGTCAGATGGGTGTCTGTGCTTTGGGTGcggcgcctcctttttcggccatctttgtcgtcctccttctgaagcctgggtgcttgacgcgtcctacgtcatgcacacaggcgggcattgaggtcccgcgcaggcgcactacaatactttgatctgccctatgtAAAAGAGTTGAAGAATCATGTCACCATTTTACCACATttgaattcccccccccccctttaggtTTGCAGTACATTACATAAGGACTCTTTCACATGTCTGCGTAAAACACACAcattttactgtgtgtgtgtgtgtgtgtacctgtcAATCAATGACTGCTGGCGAGAAGAAGCCACCACGGATCCATATGGTAGACTAGTCTGCTGGGCAGCTCCTTCTCTGGCGGCATTAAAAGTAAAGCTTAaggccgcatgcggatttggtgcggattttttccggatgtccggaaatctttcactcccagaagtttctctagaaattttcttgagaaacttcacatttctagtgcgcacatagcctaatagccaTAGCCGTGATCAAATAGTCTTCTTATCAATCGTTGCATCCCTCGGTGCAGAAAAAGCCCTATGTTTGGGATGGGTAAAGGCTGTGAATAGAGAAGACTCATGTTTCTTCTATCTGCCCACAGGTCATATACCAGAAGAATATCTGCGAGAACTGCTGACCACGATGGGAGACAGATTCACAGATGAGGAGGTGGATGAGCTCTTCAGAGAAGCGCCAATCGACAAGAAGGGCAATTTTAATTACATTGAGTTTACACGCATCCTGAAACACGGCGCTAAGGACAAGGATGATTAAATCTTGGCCTTCATCTCCACTTTTCTCTAGCTTTCTGCTCTGAGTTCCTTCTGGTAGATCTGTGCATGCATGTAGCTCTGTAAACCTTCTTTTGTGTATTTATGGATTTATTCCAAGCCAGTATGGCGTACGCACATCTATAGGCAAACTGGAAACAGAAGATGTAATTGTAACATTTTACTAGGAAGTATAAAGAATTGCTGCACAGCAGACCAAAAGATTCTGTTTTTTGACTCAAGCTGGATTTTTTGCAAttttgtaataaaataaaaaataaaataaaacggaAATAAAGAACTGTCTATCAAATTGTATCTCGGTGTGGTCTGGCAGAGTGGAAACAAATGATGCTCGAAGTGGCTATGGTTCAAGTGAAAATGTCACTGTGCCTCTTTACTTCCAATATGCTGAAACCATACGCCTTGTTTCACTTGCTAAAGGTCACACTATCCTCTCTGGCGGCTGCCTGCACGGCACATTGTTCTTTCATCTTCTGGATATTCTATTTCTGAGACTGTTACACCAAGTATTGAGGAAGATGCACGAGGGTGCCCCATTAGGGGTTAGCAAGGAGAATACACCAGCGGCATATAGAAAAGGGCAAACAGATACACTTTTATTTTCAGATTAGTTGCAATATTTCAACATTTTTAtaaaataaaagtgtttttatcaGAGTTTGTGTTTTGAGTGGTATTTCTTACAGATTCTCTGTGATTACCGTAGAGTCAATACCAT encodes the following:
- the LOC142243026 gene encoding myosin regulatory light chain 2, smooth muscle minor isoform — its product is MSSKRAKTKTTKKRPQRATSNVFAMFDQSQIQEFKEAFNMIDQNRDGFIDKEDLHDMLASLGKNPTDEYLEAMMNEAPGPINFTMFLTMFGEKLNGTDPEDVIRNAFACFDEDGNGHIPEEYLRELLTTMGDRFTDEEVDELFREAPIDKKGNFNYIEFTRILKHGAKDKDD